The Thermotoga caldifontis AZM44c09 genomic interval GGAGGATCCCCGAGCTCCTCCAGCAGTGCGTCCCTCTCTTCGCTCCTGCGTTTTATTCTCTCTAAGGCCTTCTCGACCAGCTGTTGGGAGAACTCCTCGTAGACGTGCCTCTTCGGTTGTGGCAGCGTTCGCAGGTCCAGCCCGTCCGCCACAGCCTCACACACCTGCTGGACATCTTTATCGAGAACGATCGAAGCGCTCACGATGGGCCTGAAAACTCCACCATCCAGCATCTTCCACTCTTTGAGCTTGTCCACGACCACGTTCACCAGAGGTATCTGATCCTCACCCACCACGCCGTCCACACCCAGAATTCTGAGCGTGGCGCGCTCGGTGGAGACAGTTGAGTGCTCGTCTATGATCTTCTGGACATCGTCGGTGATCTTCTTTGCGAGCGATCTGGCGTACTCAACGAGTTTCGAATCGAGCTTGATCGTTGGTCTCGCCACCCAACCACCTCCACCGTTATCGTATCATATTTATTTCATCCACGTGAATTAGTGAAACGACACCGTAAAGATGATAGAATTTTTCAGAGGTGATCTCGACGTGAAGGCCTTCTGGAAGGTTCTCATCTACATGGTCCTTTTTTCCGTTTTCCACTTTGGATACGAGCTCACAGGCTGGAACTTTCTCAGGATTTTCTGCGGCACGGACGAATCGGTCTTTGAACACCTCAAGATGGGATTCTGGGCGTACTTCTTCGCGAGCACCATCGAATTCGCCGTCGCGAAGAAGAGAGAGAACTTCTGGCCCTCAAGGCTGTTCTCAACCATCCTCGTACCCTGGTTCATAGCGATCGTGTGGTACATGGTGCCGGCGATCTTTGGAAAGCTCGAAAGCCTGGCGCTCGAACTGATCT includes:
- a CDS encoding DUF6512 family protein, which encodes MKAFWKVLIYMVLFSVFHFGYELTGWNFLRIFCGTDESVFEHLKMGFWAYFFASTIEFAVAKKRENFWPSRLFSTILVPWFIAIVWYMVPAIFGKLESLALELIWAFAVVIISGLFGIAAERQLEAVRVSRSFNTILAILFIVSVVFFVRFSLTKPWIDLFVDPSTL